ACAATGTCATAATATCCAGCCAGTATGACATCCTTGTGGAGAAAAACGGACATAAGGCTTATGTCATGTGTGCCCTGAGTCCAGATTACGAAGAAATAAAATCTTTTTCTGAAAAGATAAAGGGTTGCACTGGAATTTATGTCATAACCCAGAAGACTTCAGGAGAACTTGATGATTACGCAGCCGAGCTAGGGATATACATATGGGACAGGGATGAACTGGCTCTCCAGATCGGAAGGGCGGTTCTGACAAATATGGAAAGAAAATCAAGGAACTGTCAAACAGAATCTGAATTGCCCTCCAGGGAATGCCAGAATAATGTAAGTCCTACCTCTGAATCTGCCAGAGATAACTGGAAAGAAAGCTTCGAACAGGAGCCCTGTTCAGGCGGGGGACTTGTACCTCTACAGGAACTATCAGGGGGAACAGAAAGAGTTTCTTTTGCGTCAAGGATCCGGCCTCCGGTTCAGGAGAGGAAACCCTTAAAGAGAATAGAGGACGATGAAACTCCGGGGACTGAAGAGTATGAGACGCTGAATATCCAGTCCGTAGAACCCAGGATTCCTAAAGATCAGGCTATTATTATTGCAAAACCCTATCTTATCGGCCCTAAAGATGCGATCTTAAAATTCGTTCCCTTCTGGATGTATTCTTACAGCGTGGAAGCAGAAAAACGGTTCAGGTCAAAGGTTGTAAATATTACAGGGGAAGGAAAAGGTTTTCTTAATGCACTGAACAAGTCAAAAGAAAATATGGATATAGAAGGGCTTGGGACACCCACCAGAATTCCGGCAGTGCAGTATGAGGTAAAAAGGCCGAATGTAGATAAAAAGCAGGCAGAGAAGATTCTTCTTGATTTTATTATACAGGAAAATACACGTGAGATGCGCTTTAATAACCTCGAAGGGCAGGCAGTTATCTATGAGCAAAAGAATATTAGCCCGAGAGCTGATGAAGTCGAACTTAATATGGATCTTGTTTATGTTCCAGTATGGGAAGTAAAGGGAAAAAGAAATTCTCTTGAAATTAACGCTTATAATGCCAGCATTCTCGAAGAGCCTGTGGATGAAGATGCCGAGTTTGTGTAAAGGAATTCCCTGAAAAAATATCAGAAGAAAAATATATAATATAGAAAATATATTTACATATTGGAGAAAAAAGGGCTTTCATTAAAAGATCCTCATCTGCCCTTCAAGACTCCTTAATAAGGCTTTTTCAGGGGAAAAAGGGTGTCATCTCACATAAGCATTATATGTTTTGGATGCAAGATTATATAACTCTTGGGAGTTATCTGTAAGCTGTAACGGATGGCATTCTTTAGAAATTAAAGATCTTCAAGTTCTAAATTTACCAAAATGAAAAAAGAGGTGCATATAAATGATCGAAGTAACAGAAAAAGCTGCAGCAGAACTGAAAGCACTGCTGGAACAGGAAGGCAAGCCTGACCTTGCGCTCAGAATCTTTGTTGCTGGAGTAGCCTGCAGTGGAGTACAGTATGGACTGGCCCTCGACGAAGAAGTTAAAGAAGACGACGTCACCATGGAAAGCAATGGAATAAAGCTTGTAATGGCAAAAGATATCGAGAGAAACTTCTCTGAAGGCAGCATTGATTACATAGAAGACGAAAACGGAAAAGGTTTCCTTATCCGCAACCCCAACGCCGGCGGCGGATGTGGCACCTGTGGTGGCTGCCATTAAATAAGTTAACTGCTCTGAATGCTAAATACCCGAGCCTGAAGAAGCAAATAAGAAATAAAACAAAGGAGAATAAAATCTATGTTTCCAGGAATGGGAGGCGTGGGTGGTCGGGGGATGAACCCGGCTAAAATGAAGCAGATGATGAAGCAGATGGGGATTGATGTTAAGGAACTGAAGGATGTTGAAGAGGTTGTTATAAAGACAGCAGACTCTAACATAGTTATTGAGAATGCAAACGTCACTATAATGACAGTCCAGGGTTCGGAAACATATCAGATCGTAGGCGATGTAAAGGAAGTCCCAAAATCTCTGGAAATCCCTGCTGAAGACATCAAACTCGTAATGGAGCAGACCGGCGTCTCCGAAGAAGAAGCCAGGAATGCCCTGAAGAACTCAAATGGAGATCTGGCAGAAGCCATTGTGGCACTTTCTTCTGCCTGATTCCTTTTCTTCATTTTACAACTATTTACCTTGTATTTAAAGATAAATTATAAAGATAAATTAAATTAAAGTGGAATAATTTTATAGATTTAATACTTTTTTAAAGGTCTCATTTTAATGAGAATACAATATAAATCTCATATTTTATCAATTACTTTCTTCTCTTCGGATCATCCTCAGATCCTGAAAGATCCACCAGAGACTCTGACATTTGAGGGTACTTTAACATAGGATAAATAATGAAAAAGATCTTTTGTATGTACTTATTCTTTAAGTGTTTATAATATAAAAATTTGTATTAAGTATATGAAAAATAGATTGCAGAGTTCACATTTTTTTTGCAGAACTTCAGGATGTATACTACAAAGCTGATCCCGAAACTCAATGTTGAGACTCTAAACTCCGTATGCTGAATAACCAATAGAGTTTCAGATCATGGAAAATAGTTTTGAAACTTTGCTAATTTTGAGGTAAAATTGGTTTTGGGATGAACTCACAGAACAGAGAGCAACAAGATTGAAGAAGTAGAAAGAAAACTAGAAGGAGATTAAAGAAATTTCAAAAAATAAAACAATATCGGAATACGACATAAGAGTACAATTTCAAAAAATCATTCAAAAAACAATACCAGAAAAATCAATTTCAAAAATCGGTTTTAAAATTAAAGTATTATAAGGTGAGCTTGGCAGCGATCCAGAGTTCCCGAAGGCTCGCACACTTCAGTACAGTAAGGAACGCGGGCAGGCTTATCTTCTGTGTTCGGGATGGGTACAGGAGTTGCCCTGCCGCTATGGCCGCCAAACTCAACCTATAAATGGGATAGGGGAATATGAAAGTCGTGTTAGTGCTGCATACTGAATTTCGCCTGGACCTGAATTAGGGAAAGGAACGGATAGTTAGTGAACGCGGACTGAACACCTCGTTGCCTTGGTGCTTACATCCCGTTTCTATCAAACCGGTCTTCTACCGGAATCCTTAAAAAGGTCTCTTTTTAGGTCAGATTTCGAGCTTAGATGCATTCAGCTCTTATTCCTTAGCGCGTAGCTGCCCGGCGATGCCTTGTCAGACAACCGGTACACCAGTGGCGCCGCTGCTTGGTTCCTCTCGTACTAAAAGCAGCTTACCCGCAGACCTTGTGCACCTCTAGTAGATAGTAACCGACCTGTCTCACGACGGTCTAAACCCAGCTCACGATCTCCTTTAATAGGCGAACAACCTCACCCTTGGCCGATGCTGCACGGCCAGGATGGAAAGAACCGACATCGAGGTAGCAAGCTGCCGGGTCGATATGTACTCTTGCCGGCAACGACTCAATTATCCCCGGGGTAACTTTTCTGTCATTTTTGGCCCCCACCAAGGAGGCTCAAAAGTTCGCTAGAACCGACTTTCGTCTCGTCATCCACTGCTGTGCTGAATAACGTCAGGCTGACTTATGCTCTTGCACTCTTCAGTGAGTTTCCGACCCACTTGAGTCAACCATTGCGCGCCCTTGATATCTTTTCAAGGGCGTCCCGCCCCAGGCAAACTGCCCACCTATCGGGGTCCTCTTCGCAGAGTTAGGGTCGTAGTCCCAGAAGGGTAGTGTCCCAATTGTGGCTCCACGCATGCTGGCGCACACGCTTCGACGCCTCCTACCTACTCTGTACATCCAGAACCACAACCCAGCGACAGGCTGCAGTAAAGCTCCACGGGGTCTTCACTTCCCCCTAGAGGTCTCTAGACTGTGCACTAGAATGTAAGCTTCACCGGATTCCAGTTAGGGACAGTAGGGCTCTCATTGATCCATTCATGCAAGTCGCCAATTAAGCGACAAGGTACTACGCTACCTTAAGAGGGTCATAGTTACCCCCGCTGTTTACAGGCCCTTCTTCCCGTTGAACCGGGGTTTCAGGTACCTGCACTGAGCAGGATTCAGAGATTGTACTAGCCCTTACGGGTTTGCAATCTCCTATGTTGGTATTAGACAGTTAGAGCCCCCTGGTCACTGCGACCTGCTGTCTTCACAGCAGGCACTCCTTATCCCGAAGTTACGGAGCTAATTTGCCGAATTCCCTTAACTGAAGTACTCCGACACGCCTTAGCCTTTTCAGCTAGGGGCACCTGTGTCAGTTCTCGGTACGGACATTTAGCTGCCTTTTCACGGGTCCCTGGGTGCAGCCGACTTGAGCCATTACAGATTCGCCCGATTCTCGCCATTACGGCTCTCCACGGGTTTCGCTGCTTAGACGGCGCGACGACGCCGCTCGGCCTGCCCTGAGACGTCAGACTCAGTGCTAAATGGTACAGGAATATTAACCTGTTTCCCTTTTGGCGTACTCGAATTACGGTACGTCTTAGGACCGACTAACCCTCGGCTGACGAACATTGCCGAGGAAACCTGGCCCCTTCGGCGGCAGGGATTCTCACCCTGCTATGCTGCTACTATTACCAGGATTTTCGTTTGTGAACGGTCCACAGGACTTCACAGCCCTGCTTCAGCCCGAACACAACGCCTTCCTACGAGATTACCTTACGGTACTCCGTGGTATCGGTGGTCGACTTGAGCCCCGTCAATTTTCGGGGCCCCAAACCTCGACTGGTGAGCTGTTACGCACTCTTTGAAGGGTAGCTGCTTCTAAGCTAACCTTCCAGCTGTCTTGGGCTTGGGACGCCCTTTAGTGTTTACACTTAGTCGACACTTGGGGACCTTAACCACGGGCTGGGTTGTCTCCCTTACGGACTACAAGCTTACCCCAGCAGTCCGGACTCCGACTATCTTTGATGACAGTGGGTTTGGAGTTTGACAAGCGGGCGAGGGGTTTCCCCCCCGGAACCGCCAATCAGTGCTCTACTCCACCGACAATCTCCAGTCAGGTCATGCTGCGACATGTTTCGGAAGGAACCAGCGGATGCCGGGTTAGATTAGCATTTCACTACGAGACGCAGGTCACACGAATGATTTGCAGATCAATACCGCTTGCGGTCCTCCACGTAGCTTTCGCCACGCTTCAACCTGCCCACGCCTAGATCACCCGGCTTCGGGTCGTACCCCGATGACTCCACGCACTTGTATACGTCGTGCCTCACCCGTAAGGGTTGCGCACATGTTGCTTTCGCTTCGGCTGCCCAATTAAAAGGTTAGCCATTGCCATCAAGATACACTCCCTGGCCCGTTCTTCAAAACGTAAGATACGACACTGGCAGTGATATTCGTACAACACTCTCGCGAGTGGTTCCTTCATATCAAAGATCCTTTCATGCCGTATCGTTCCATCACTATCAGGTTTCAGGCACTTTGCACCTCCCTTCTCGGGGTACTTTTCAGCGTTCGGTCACCCTACTATTTCGCTATCGGTCTCAAGGAGTATTTAGTTTTGGAGGTTGGTGCCCCCCGGATTCCCGCACGATATCCGACGCACGGTACTCAGGGACATGTTCCCGTCTTCTGGCTTACACCTACGTGACTGTCACACTCTATGGTCTGCCGTTCCAGGCAAGTTTGGTTTTGCCGCGAGACTTTTGAACAGCCCTACAACACCACATTTCCCCGAAGGGATTCGGTTTGAACTGTGCCGGTTTCACTCGCCGTTACTTACGGCATCTCGTTTGATTTCTTTTCCAGCTCCTACTGAGATGTTTCAATTCGGAGCGTTCCCGATCATGACTGATCACTATGGAGAGGTCCCATTCGGAGATCCCGGGTTCATTGGATCCATGCACCTACCCCGGGCTTATCGCAGCTTGGCACGTCCTTCGTCAGCTCTTGAGCCGAGCCATCCACCTGATAGCATATTTCCTGTATACCTAACCAGGTCCAGTTAGCGTTCAATATACAGCACCTATACACGACTTCATGTGCCTGCGGTTCCGCGCAGGCTATCCATCCTTCCCCGAAAATTTACTTTCCGGGTGCACTTGATGATTTGTGAGATTAATATGGAGAAATCTTATCGATTTCTGGTTTGAGGATTTGTTCGGTTTATCGGCATCTGGGTGATATTGTTTTATGCTTAGGAGGTGATCCAGCCGCAGATTCCCCTACGGCTACCTTGTTACGACTTAACCCCCCTTGCAAAGCACAGGTTCGAACACGGCACGAAGTCCGTGCCCTCACCCATACCTCACTCGGGTGGTTTGACGGGCGGTGTGTGCAAGGAGCAGGGACGTATTCACCGCGCTATATTGAAACGCGATTACTACGGATTCCAGCTTCACGAGGGCGAGTTACAGCCCTCGATCCGAACTACGAATGGGTTTGTGAGATTACCAGCCCTTTTCAGGGGAGGGACCCATTGTCCCATCCATTGTAGCCCGCGTGTAGCCCGGGAGATTCGGGGCATACTGACCTACCGTGGCCCGCACCTTCCTCCGATTTAACATCGGCGGTCCCCACAGAGTACCCATCGTCCCGGAGGACATGCTGGTAACAGTGGGCACGGGTCTCGCTCGTTGCCTGACTTAACAGGATGCTTCACAGTACGAACTGGCGACGGCCATGCACCTCCTCTCAGCGATTCAGGCAAAGTCTTCAGCTTGGCCTACATATTGCTGTCGCCCCCGGTGAGTTGTCCGGCGTTGAGTCCAATTAAACCGCAGGCTCCACCCGTTGTTGTGCTCCCCCGCCAATTCCTTTAAGTTTCAGCCTTGCGGCCGTACTTCCCAGGTGGCTCGCTTCACGGCTTCCCTGCGGCACCAGACACGGTCGCGCCATGCCTGACACCTAGCGAGCATCGTTTACGGCTGGGACTACCCGGGTATCTAATCCGGTTCGTGCCCCCAGCTTTCGTCCCTCACCGTCGAACCCGTTCTGGTAAGACGCCTTCGCCACAGGTGGTCCCACAGGGATTACAAGATTTCACTCCTACCCCTGTAGTACCTCTTACCTCTCCCGGTTCCAAGTCTGGCAGTATCCCCCGAAAGCCTAATAGTTGAGCTATCAGATTTCCCGGAGGACTGACCAAACCGGCTACGGACCCTTTAGACCCAATAATCACGATCACCACTCGGGCCGCCGGTGTTACCGCGGCGGCTGGCACCGGTCTTGCCCGGCCCTTGCTAACGGATGTATTTTACACATCCGGACAGCCAGCATATGATGCTGGCACTCGGTGTCCCCTTATCACGGTTTCCCGCATTGTAAAGTTTTCGCGCCTGCTGCGCCCCGTAGGGCCTGGATTCATGTCTCAGAATCCATCTCCGGGCTCTTGCTCTCACAACCCGTACCCGTCGCTGGCTAGTAGGTACATTACACCCACTACTACCTGATAGGCCGCAGACCCATCCTTGGGCAGACGAATCCTTTTGACGCATAAAGCATTCCAGCAAATATGCGTTATCCGGAATTATCCCCAGTTTCCCGGGGTTATGCCGGTCCCAAGGGCAGGTTATCCACGTGTTACTGAGCAGTACGCCATGTATTGCTACATATGACTCGCATGGCTTAGGCGAACACCGATAGCAGTAACCTCTGGCAGGATCAACCAGAATTGTTAATGTATCGCACACTTCAAAATTAAAGGTCTTGGTCGCAGAAACTTGCACTAACAACTATCAATTCAGTTAGTTCATGTCGCGATAAATGTAGTATAATAACAAATATCACCCAGAATTAACCGAACCGACAAATCCTCGTCAGTCAGGAAATAACTCCTGACTCCATTTTTAATGATTAGTAATCTGCATTTATGATGCAGGAAGTTATAGTTACGCACCCATAGTATTTAAAGGTATCGACCCCCCTGTTTGACAGGAGAGATCATAACCGGTCACCATGAGAGAAAAACATCTAGCATGTGATTGAAACCACACTAGAGCAAACTTAGTATTTACGCATCCATTGTATTTAAAGATATCCATTCCCTCTTGAAAAAGAAGAAATATCAAACTTTTAGACAATGAGAAAACCAGCCTGCACAAAGACATTCATGCTTTGACTGGAAACACATATACATAAGTTTTAGTATATAAAGCTTGTTATTCAGAGAACTTTGTAAAGAAAAAAGATCATAACAGACTATGATATTTTGCTTTTTCAATTCCTGAATTCCCACTCTTGAATTGATAATTCGAGAGCAGCGCACGCTTGTTTTGCGCGTGAGACATACAAAGGAACATCCAGTATATATATCTATCGCTCGGTGCATTACTTGGAAAAAAATAATAATAAGAAGAGATTAAAGGATAACAGAAAAGCGCAGCATTAAAATAACAACAGGAAATTGAAAGCTGCACGACGAATAACCTTAAAACCCGAAAAAAGAGATATAGGGATATTTAAGGATATAAAAATAAAAGATGAAATAATAATTACAAATTACATGTAATGAGGTATCACACTGGCAGACTTAAAGAAACCTACATCAAGAGCCTCTCCCAGCACAGAAGAGACCGTGACAAGAGTGCGCACTCCGCGCAGGGAAAACAACGAAATCCTGGCAACTGTAGAAAGTCTCCTTGGTGCAAACAGGCTCAGACTCCGCTGTATGGATGGAGTCGTCCGTATGGGAAGAATTCCGGGGTCAATGAAGAAAAAGACCTGGATTAGAGAAGGAGACGTCGTCATTGCCGTGCCCTGGGAATTCCAGAATGAAAAAGCAGATGTGATCTGGAAATACACAAGGCCGCAGGTAGACTGGCTTGAAAGAAAAGGATACCTTAAAGGATAAACATGAGCAGGGATCTGGAAGAGAAAGTAAAGCGCATTGACAGTGCTACAGACAAAGCCCGGGCAAGAGAAAAAGACTCTGATCGGCTGAAGGTGGAAGAGAATGTATTTGATGTTCCCACCCTTAAAATCCTTTATACACTTTCAAATAAAGGGATAATAAAAGCAATGGGAGGAGCCATCAGTACTGGGAAGGAAGCAAATGTTTTCTATGCAGAAGGCGATGAAAAAGAACTGGCAATAAAGATATACAGGATGGCCAGCAGCACTTTCAAGGCAATGGATGCCTATATTATGAAAGACCCCCGCTTCACGAACATTCGAAACAACAGGCGAGACATCATTTTTGCATGGACGCGCAAGGAACTGCAGAACCTGAAGCGTGCAAAGAGCGCAGGCGTAAGGGTGCCTGAACCAATAGTTGCTGAAAAGAATGTCCTTATTATGGAATTCATGGGAGAAGAAAAGAAACCTTATCCCCTGTTGAAGAACACTCCTCTGGAAGATGATGAGGCAAAGCTTGTTTATAACAAAATCGTTGAATACATGCATCTCCTTTATAAAGAAGCAAACCTTGTGCATGCTGACCTGAGTGAATATAACATTCTCATTGACCCGGCAGATAAGACCCCGGTCTTTATTGATATGGGGCAGTCCGTAACCCTGGAACATCCCAATGCAAGAGAGTTTCTCTACAGAGACGTGCTAAATATACTCAGGTTCTTTGGCCGCTATGGGATCACGGACAAACCTGAAGAACTGCTTTCAAAAATACAGGCGGAAACAACATGACTCAGTATGTCAAAATCCCCAGAGAAAGAATCGGAGTAATCATCGGTCCTAAAGGAGAAATAAAAAAACTCATAGAGGACAAAACCACATGCCAGCTGGAAATAGAGAGTGATAGCGGAAAAATCGATGTTACCTGCGAGGGAGACCCTTTAAAAGAATTCAGGGTCCTTGAAACCATCAAAGCTATTGGAAGAGGTTTCAGCCCGGAAAAAGCTCTTGAAATCCTTGATGATGAGATGCTCATGCTTGAAGTGATTGACCTTTCAGATGTTGCCACAACTCCAAAAGAGCTCCAGCGCATAAAAGGAAGGATTATCGGAAGGAACGGGCGGACCAGAGAGCTTGCGGAAAGCCTGATAAATGTCAAAATCTCGGTATACGGAAAAACCGTATCCGTACTCGGTTACCCCGAACAGAACACCATAATACGAACAGCAATAAAGATGCTGCTCGATGGAGCCACTCACGGCGCGGTCTACAAATTCCTTGAAAAGAAACACCAGGAACTTCTGCACTCGCAGCTGGATTCGGTAGACTTTTACTAAAAAAAGAAAGACCATTACAAAAATTAATTAAAAAAGGAGAGTTCCGGAATCTTATTTTTATCCGACCTCTTCTTCATCTTCTTCTGACCTTTTTCCTCTGCCCTCAAGGAATTTACCTCTTCCGGGTTTTGCATTAATGGATTCTTCCATCCAGATAACC
This window of the Methanosarcina mazei S-6 genome carries:
- a CDS encoding HesB/IscA family protein gives rise to the protein MIEVTEKAAAELKALLEQEGKPDLALRIFVAGVACSGVQYGLALDEEVKEDDVTMESNGIKLVMAKDIERNFSEGSIDYIEDENGKGFLIRNPNAGGGCGTCGGCH
- a CDS encoding serine protein kinase RIO, producing MSRDLEEKVKRIDSATDKARAREKDSDRLKVEENVFDVPTLKILYTLSNKGIIKAMGGAISTGKEANVFYAEGDEKELAIKIYRMASSTFKAMDAYIMKDPRFTNIRNNRRDIIFAWTRKELQNLKRAKSAGVRVPEPIVAEKNVLIMEFMGEEKKPYPLLKNTPLEDDEAKLVYNKIVEYMHLLYKEANLVHADLSEYNILIDPADKTPVFIDMGQSVTLEHPNAREFLYRDVLNILRFFGRYGITDKPEELLSKIQAETT
- the eif1A gene encoding translation initiation factor eIF-1A, whose translation is MTLADLKKPTSRASPSTEETVTRVRTPRRENNEILATVESLLGANRLRLRCMDGVVRMGRIPGSMKKKTWIREGDVVIAVPWEFQNEKADVIWKYTRPQVDWLERKGYLKG
- a CDS encoding KH domain-containing protein; this translates as MTQYVKIPRERIGVIIGPKGEIKKLIEDKTTCQLEIESDSGKIDVTCEGDPLKEFRVLETIKAIGRGFSPEKALEILDDEMLMLEVIDLSDVATTPKELQRIKGRIIGRNGRTRELAESLINVKISVYGKTVSVLGYPEQNTIIRTAIKMLLDGATHGAVYKFLEKKHQELLHSQLDSVDFY
- a CDS encoding nascent polypeptide-associated complex protein, which produces MFPGMGGVGGRGMNPAKMKQMMKQMGIDVKELKDVEEVVIKTADSNIVIENANVTIMTVQGSETYQIVGDVKEVPKSLEIPAEDIKLVMEQTGVSEEEARNALKNSNGDLAEAIVALSSA